A stretch of DNA from Streptomyces gobiensis:
TGTCCGTATCCCCGTGCCGGGCGAGGTCGAAGATCTTGGCCGCGAGCTGCAGCACCTCGGGGTCGTGCGCGGGCTCACTGCTCTCGGGGGTGGGCGCGTCGCTCATCGCGGCTCCTCCTGGTCGTAGCGTCGCTGGTGGCCTCACTTTACGTACACGGCTACGCGGTACCGCTTGTACGCAAGCGTGATGTCCTCGTGGCTTGGTACTCGGTCCAGGCCCAGCACATCGGCGGTGCCGTACCCGGGGGGCGGTGCTCGCCGTGCTGATCCTGAGCTGAGTCGGCGAGTCGGCGGCTCAGCGGTACAGCGGCTCAGAAGGTGTCCGGGCACCAGGGGCGGCGGGCCGTTCGCAGCAGAGTGTCCGCCAGGGCGGCCGCACCAGGGCGGTGCTCGGTGATACGGCCCAGAGCACTGAGCCGGGTCACCGCCTCGTCGCCGAGGAAGAGCGCTCCCAACTCGCCGATCTCCATGGAGAGATCGGCGTTCGCGCTGCTGGGCGTACAGGTGGCGCCCTCCGGTGAGGCGTCCAGCCGGAACCGGCCGCCCGCCAGCCCCGCCTCATCATGGAGGTCGAGCACCAGCGTGCCGGAGGCGGCGTAAGAGCGGGACTTCAGCATCATGGGGACATCCAGCGGACGGAGCCAGAGGTGGTCTCCGTGTGAGGTGATACGGGCCATCCGCGGGTCCCCGAGCAGCAACGGCAGCACATCGTCCGGCGCGCGGCCGCCGGAGCGGAGGGTGACGGCCCAGTCCAGCGACAGCAGATAGTGCCACAGGGAGCGCTCGGCGGCCGCGGTGGCGGCGGTCAGCTGGTGGACGGTGACGGGGACCTTGGTCACCTTGCCTTCCCACAGGTCTTCAGCGGAGTAGGCCGCCAGGCCCTGCACGGTGTCCTCGGCGTCCCGGTAGAGGGCGAAGAAGCGCTGCTGCCAGCCATCGCCGGGGAAGCGGAGGTCGCCGGTCAGCTTCCGCCAGCGATGCTCGCCGCGGTCGACGACGCCCGCGCCGGTGGGGAGGGCGCGGAAGCGTTCGTAGCAGGCGGGGCCGGACTTACGGACGTCACCGGCCTCGACGACGTCGATGCGGCCGCCGCCGGTGTCGGAGGCGACGTGGCGGTTGAGTCCGGCGCGTGGAATGTCGACCTCGAAGTCGGTGGTCCAGGTCGCCGGGCCGAAGCCGTAGCGGCCATAGATCGGGTATTCGGCGGCGATCAGGTTCGCACAGGCGTCACCGCGCTCTTTGGCGGCGGCCAGCGCGTTGCCCATCATCTGGGTGAGCAGGCCCCGGCGGCGGTGCGTGGCGGTGACGGTGACCTGTGTGACCGCGGTGGCGGGCAGGGTGGCACCGCCGGGGACGGTGAGCTCCTGCGGGAAGGTACGGAAGGTGGCGACGCAGCGGTCGCCGTCGTACGCGCCCTGGGTGCGGGACAGCTCGAAGCCTTCGAGTCGGCCCGCTGCCTCTTGCGGGGTGAGCTCCTGGTGGGAGGCCTGCTTGGCGTCGAGGAAGCCGGTGCTTACGGCGCGGAGCCAGCCGGGGATGTCGGCGGGGTCGCTGAGGGTACGGATCGTCTGGGTACGGATCGTCTGGGACACCTCGTGCAGGCTAGGCGGCGGGGTGGGGGTGTTGCACGGGGTTTTTGGGGGCGGGGGGTGGGCTTCCCCTGGCCCGCCCCTGACCGGGGTGCTAGAAGGCAGCGCGGATGGTGCCTACTGGGTGGGGGCCGCCCAGCAGGGGGGCGTGGGCTATGCGGGGCAGGGCCGGGGAGGTCACGCCCATCTGGGCCAAGGCGTGGGCGAGTACGGGGCCCAGGGCGCGGGTGCCGCCGTCGTCGAGTTTGAAGGCGAGGGCGCGGCCGTCCGGGAGGGCGACCGCCTGCACCGCCTCGGCGCCCATCTTGGCGAGGGTGCCGGGGAGCTCGCGCATCAGCCAGGTGTCATGGCGGCGGGTGCCCGCGACGTATTCGGGGTGGGCGCGCATCGCGTCCGCCACCTGGCGCTCGGGGGTTCCCGGGGCCGAGATGACGAAGGTCCGGAAGGCGCGGGCCAGCCCGGTGAGGGAGATGGCCAGCAGCGGAGCGCCGCAGCCGTCGGTGCCGGTGTGCGCGATCCGCTCGCCGGAAGCCGACTCGACCGTCTCGGCGATCAGACGCTGCAGAGGGTGGCCGGGGTCCAGATACGTCTGTGCCGGCCAGCCGTTGTGGGCGCAGGCGGCCAGCATCGCCGCGTGCTTGCCGGAGCAGTTCATGGTGAGCCGGGTCCGGGGGTGGCCCGCGGCGAGGTAGATCTCCGCTTCGGCCCGGTCGAGCGGGAGGTCGGGCGGGCACTGGAGCGCGTCCTCGGACAGGCCGTACTCGGTGAGCATCTTCTGTGCGAGGTCCCGGTGGAACGGCTCCCCCGAGTGGCTCGCGGCGGCCATGGCCAGCCGCTCGCCGGTCAGCTCAAGACCCGCGCGGAGGACGGCGGCCGCCTGCATCGGCTTGTTCGAGGAGCGCGGGTAGACCGGGGATGAGACATCGCCCAGCGACCAGTCGACGCTGCCGTCCGCGGCCAGCGCGACGAGGGAGCCTCGGTGGCGGCCCTCGACGAAGCCGGAGCGTACGACCTCGGCGAGGACCGGAGCTGTGGCGGAGGCTATGGACGACGGCATCGGCGGCCTTCCCTACGGTGCTGGGACGACTCCGGCACCTCAGGGATCGCCTCAGGAGAGCAGGTCGTCGATTTGCGCTTCTCCCTCACGGTACCTGCGGGCGATCTCGGCACTGCAATCGTCCGCCGTGCGCTGGAGCGACTGGCGGCGCTGGGAGACCTGGCGTTCGTAGTCCACGAGCCGGCGCAGCCCCTGGTGCAGCTCATCGTCGGTACGGGCGGTGAGGTCCGACAGCTCCACCTCAGCGAGCATCGACTCGGCCAGCCGCTGGTTCTCCTCGCTGTAGGGAGTGCCCAGCGTCACATGACGGGCGGAGGAGCGGTGCTGGCTGGGGCTGTCCGCGAGGATCTCCGGCAGCCGGTCGAAGACCGAGGCCTCGGGGCTGGTCCGCCGGGTCAGCTCGGCCCGCAGAATGTCGATACGGCCCTGGAGGAGCCGCCTGAGATAGCTGAGGTCGGCCTCCTCCCGCCGTGCGGAGCGGCGTAGCTCGCGGAGGGCGGGGAGACGCAGATCGGAGAGCTTCCCCAGCGCGGAGCGGGCGTCGCGCTGCTCCGGCGGCCGGGCCTGGATCAGCGAGGCGGCGGCGGCCCGGGCCATCGGCACGGTGCCGGGCGTGCGCTCGGCTCCGGTTGTGCTCATAAATCTGTCCCCTCGTCCCCTTTGTCGTATTCACAGCTTCCGTTGCTGCTTTGACAGCTTTGCCCTTTTTGCTGTGAACGCGCGTCACATCACGCATCGTGCCACTGTGTGGTTACCGCGCGCAGCGCCCTGGCACCCATCCGGCGCATCATGGAGACATGCGAGCAGTAGTTCAGAGGGTGAACGGCGCAAGCGTCGTTGTGGACGGTGAGACTATCGGAGAGATCGTCGGCGAGGGCCTGTGTGCACTCGTCGGGGTGACGCATGACGATACGAAGGAGAAGGCCGCGCAGCTCGCCCGCAAGCTGTGGTCCGTAAGGATTCTGGGGGGAGAGAAATCTTGTTCGGATCTGGGCGCGCCACTTCTGGTCATCAGTCAATTCACTCTATACGGTGACGCCCGCAAGGGTCGTCGACCCACTTGGAACGCCGCCGCGCCCGGTTCGGTCGCCGAACCGCTGGTGGATGAAGTCTGCGCCCAGCTAAGGGCGCTGGGCGTAGAGGTCGCCGAGGGACGCTTCGGGGCCGATATGAAGGTGTCGCTGTTGAATGACGGGCCCTTCACCATCCTGCTGGAGGTGTAAGCGGTCTGATCGGCGTAAATTCAGCATAAACAGCGTGAACGGCGCGAACGGTTATGCAACAGCCGTCACTTGACCGAACCCGCCATCACCCCCCGGACAAAGTGCCGCTGGAAGACGAAGAAGACGACCACCGCCCGTACTCCCCGCCGCGCGGGCCGCCCGCCGCAGACTCACGGACACGCTGACCGACGCCGCGTAACTGGTCGTTTACGGCTCGACAATGACTTCCTGAGCGGCGGCCGTATCGCCCGCCAGCAGCGGGGCGTCGGCCGGAACATTCCGCTTCACCAGGGCGAGGGCGATCGGGCCCAGCTCATGGTGGCGGGCTGAGGTAGTGACAAAGCCAAGCTGACGGCTGTCCGGCCCATCGGCGGCCAGCCGTACCGGATCGCCATGGGCGGGGATCCGCACCTCACTGCCGTCCAGGTGCAGAAAGACCAGTCGACGCGGCGGCTTCCCCAGGTTGTGGACCCGGGCCACCGTCTCCTGACCCCGGTAACAGCCCTTCTCCAAGTGCACCGCGGTGTCAATCCAGCCCAGCTCATGGGGGATGGTGCGGTGGTCCGTCTCCATCCCCAGCCGGGGACGGTGCGCCTCCACCCGGAACGCCTCATACGCCAGCACCCCGATGGCCGGACCCTGCTTCTCGGCGAAGTCACGCAGACTGGCGCGGGGCAGAAAGAGATCACGCCCATACGCGGTCTCCCGGGCGACGACCCCGGCCGGGGTCTCGGCGATAGAGCCCGCCGGCAGATACACCACCGCGAAGTCATCCGTACGGTCAGCGACCTCCACCTGGTAGAAGAACTTCATGCTCTCCAGATACGCGATCAAATCCGTCTGGGTGCCGGGCTCCGTATGCGCCCAGACGGTCTCCCCGTCGTCGACCAGATAGAGCGCATGCTCGATATGGCCATGGGCGGAGAGGATCAGCGCCTCAGTGGCCTGCCGCGGCGGCAGCTCGCTGACATGCTGGGTGAGCAGCAGATGCAGCCAGCTCAGCCGGTCAGCACCGCTGACGGACACGACACCGCGGTGTGAGAGGTCCACAAAGCCGTTGCCGTCGGCGAGGGCACGCTGCTCACGGAACAGATCACCGTAGTGCGCGGCGACTCCTTCGTCCGGCCCCTCGGAGGGCACGGCGCCGGGCAGCGACAGCAGGGGGCTCGGGTAGGACTTCATGGTCCAAAGCCTACGGCTCCTGGTCTTCGCTCCGCTCAGCTGTGCAGTGCTGGCAGCGGCCAAAGATCGCGAAGTGCTTCATATCGGTATCGAAGCCGAAGGTCTCACGGAGCCGGTCGGTGAAGCCCGCCGCCAGCGAGACATCAGCCTCGATCACCGTCGTACAGTCCCGGCACACCAGATGCATATGGTGATGCCGGTCCGCGAGGTGGTACGTGGGCGCCCCATGCCCGAGATGGGCATGGCTGACCAGGCCCAACTCCTCCAGCAGCTCCAGCGTGCGGTAGACCGTGGAGATGTTGACTCCGCCCGCGGTGCGCCTGACTTCGGCGAGGATGTCGTCCGGGGTGGAGTGCTCCAGCTTGTCCACGGCCTCCAGCACGAGCTGCCGCTGCGGGGTCAGCCGGTACCCACGCCTGCGTAGATCACTCTGCCAGTCAGTGCTCACCACGCCCTCAGTGTATGAGCCTTTTCTCGCTCTCGACGGCTCCGCCTGTGGGAGGAAGTCCCCCGAGCCCATCCGGCCACCGGCCCGCACCGGCCAACCCCGGGGCCCGGGGCGTGAGCCCCGGTTACTGGAAGCGTGGGTGGTGTCTCGCTTGGACAGCCACGTGGTCTTGTCGTAGCCGTCCTTCCAGGGCACGCAGTCCAGGTCGCCCCTGTCATCGGACATCACATAGCCCGCCATATGGTCGGCGAGTCCAAGGGCGAACATGGCCACGCCCCGGACGAGCGTCAGCGCCCCCAACTGCTGAGCTATATCCCGGGGTTGATCGGCTCGTCCAGGACAAGCACCCTCGGCTGCTGGGCGAGTGCGCGGGCGATCAGCACACGCTGCTTCTCACCGCGGGAGAGCGTGAGGAAGCTACGGTCGCCGAGGTGCCCCGCGCCGACCGGGGCCAGCGCGGCCGCGATAATCGGCAGCATGAGCGACGCAGCGCCGCAGACAACCGCCCCCCGGCCGGAACCCATCCGGTTCTACGGCACCACCTGGCTCGACCGCTCCCGCGGCTACGCCCTGCGCCGGGCGGGGCTCACCCTCGGCGCCTTCGCGGCGGCCGCCGCAGGGGCCTTCGTGCTGCGCCTGGCCTGGCAGGGCCTGGCGATCGCGGAGGTCGGCCGTCTGCTGGACCTGCTGGTCGTCGTCGCCTTCGCCGCCTGCAGCTCGCTCGCGTTCTCCCGCACGTGGAGCGGCTACGTCCGGCGCCCGGACGGTACGCGGGACGCGGCCGCCGAGAAGTCGATGCACAGCATCCGGCTCATCGGCTTTATCGGCGTACTGCTCGCCTACGGCTTCCGCAGCCTCATCGAGGCGCCCGGCGAGAAGCTGCACCGGGTCGAGTACGAGCAGGCGGTCGAGCAGTACGAGCGCCGCCGTACCGCCCGTACGGGCAACCCGGCCGCCAAGCGGAGGGCGAAGGGCAGCAAGCGCAAGCGGTGACCGCGCCGAAGGGCGGGGACCAGCACGCTGGCCCCCGCCCCTCGGTCATCGGCTGGACGGCGCGGTCAGGGGATGCGGAAGCTGGCTCCGAGGAGCTCCTCCCTTTGCCCTGGCGGGACCACCCCGGTCAGCACCGTTCCTTCGCAGTCGGGGAGGAGAAACACCGAGAGCCCCCGGTCGGTGTCGTTGATGTATCCGTGGTGGGGAGCTGGGAGGCCTACGTTGTAACAGCCCGATGGGTTCTCGTACTCCTGGCCGTCGACAAGGATCTTGCCATCGGCGGCGTAGGCGGAGGTGGGGACGGCGACCGTCAGCAGGACGGCGGCGGCTATCGCGCCGAGAACACTGAACAAGCGTCGTTTCACGAGGGCGGTTCTCCCTTCGAAGATCGGTGGCTCTTGGGCCGCCACCATGACTACCCAGCGCGATCGCTCATGCTCTTTATGTGACCGGCGCGCGGTAGTACTACCAGCGCGCGCAGGGGCGCCCTTGACCTGCCTCCTGAACCGGGAGCATTATTCACCACATGATGAATTCAACGGGCGTCGCGGCCATTCACGCCCGCGATCTGACGGTCGTCCGCGGTGGCCGTACCGTGATCGACGCTCTCGCCTTCGATGTCCAACCCGCCACGGTGACCGGACTCCTCGGCCCGTCCGGCTGCGGGAAGTCCACCCTCATGCGCGCCATCGTGGGCACCCAGGCCAGGGTCACCGGCACCCTCGATGTCCTCGGCCGCCCCGCCG
This window harbors:
- a CDS encoding GNAT family N-acetyltransferase, with the translated sequence MSQTIRTQTIRTLSDPADIPGWLRAVSTGFLDAKQASHQELTPQEAAGRLEGFELSRTQGAYDGDRCVATFRTFPQELTVPGGATLPATAVTQVTVTATHRRRGLLTQMMGNALAAAKERGDACANLIAAEYPIYGRYGFGPATWTTDFEVDIPRAGLNRHVASDTGGGRIDVVEAGDVRKSGPACYERFRALPTGAGVVDRGEHRWRKLTGDLRFPGDGWQQRFFALYRDAEDTVQGLAAYSAEDLWEGKVTKVPVTVHQLTAATAAAERSLWHYLLSLDWAVTLRSGGRAPDDVLPLLLGDPRMARITSHGDHLWLRPLDVPMMLKSRSYAASGTLVLDLHDEAGLAGGRFRLDASPEGATCTPSSANADLSMEIGELGALFLGDEAVTRLSALGRITEHRPGAAALADTLLRTARRPWCPDTF
- a CDS encoding asparaginase, whose amino-acid sequence is MPSSIASATAPVLAEVVRSGFVEGRHRGSLVALAADGSVDWSLGDVSSPVYPRSSNKPMQAAAVLRAGLELTGERLAMAAASHSGEPFHRDLAQKMLTEYGLSEDALQCPPDLPLDRAEAEIYLAAGHPRTRLTMNCSGKHAAMLAACAHNGWPAQTYLDPGHPLQRLIAETVESASGERIAHTGTDGCGAPLLAISLTGLARAFRTFVISAPGTPERQVADAMRAHPEYVAGTRRHDTWLMRELPGTLAKMGAEAVQAVALPDGRALAFKLDDGGTRALGPVLAHALAQMGVTSPALPRIAHAPLLGGPHPVGTIRAAF
- a CDS encoding ABC transporter substrate-binding protein, with the translated sequence MSTTGAERTPGTVPMARAAAASLIQARPPEQRDARSALGKLSDLRLPALRELRRSARREEADLSYLRRLLQGRIDILRAELTRRTSPEASVFDRLPEILADSPSQHRSSARHVTLGTPYSEENQRLAESMLAEVELSDLTARTDDELHQGLRRLVDYERQVSQRRQSLQRTADDCSAEIARRYREGEAQIDDLLS
- the dtd gene encoding D-aminoacyl-tRNA deacylase, whose protein sequence is MRAVVQRVNGASVVVDGETIGEIVGEGLCALVGVTHDDTKEKAAQLARKLWSVRILGGEKSCSDLGAPLLVISQFTLYGDARKGRRPTWNAAAPGSVAEPLVDEVCAQLRALGVEVAEGRFGADMKVSLLNDGPFTILLEV
- a CDS encoding YgfZ/GcvT domain-containing protein, yielding MKSYPSPLLSLPGAVPSEGPDEGVAAHYGDLFREQRALADGNGFVDLSHRGVVSVSGADRLSWLHLLLTQHVSELPPRQATEALILSAHGHIEHALYLVDDGETVWAHTEPGTQTDLIAYLESMKFFYQVEVADRTDDFAVVYLPAGSIAETPAGVVARETAYGRDLFLPRASLRDFAEKQGPAIGVLAYEAFRVEAHRPRLGMETDHRTIPHELGWIDTAVHLEKGCYRGQETVARVHNLGKPPRRLVFLHLDGSEVRIPAHGDPVRLAADGPDSRQLGFVTTSARHHELGPIALALVKRNVPADAPLLAGDTAAAQEVIVEP
- a CDS encoding Fur family transcriptional regulator, with product MVSTDWQSDLRRRGYRLTPQRQLVLEAVDKLEHSTPDDILAEVRRTAGGVNISTVYRTLELLEELGLVSHAHLGHGAPTYHLADRHHHMHLVCRDCTTVIEADVSLAAGFTDRLRETFGFDTDMKHFAIFGRCQHCTAERSEDQEP